The proteins below are encoded in one region of candidate division TA06 bacterium:
- a CDS encoding insulinase family protein, which yields MKKTFILSVLMLATLAAAQSGWQPPRPQRVALGNGLVLLVVPKTGLPLVTVSAMVRGGSASDPKALNGLANFTAEMLSRGTSSRTARQIAQSFDQFGAQFSVNCDYDAAYFSLTCLSQDLEKLLPVFMDLLQNPRMDSSEVERLREQLVTSIQAQQDQPMSLSQEAFEKWLYGQHQYDHQVEGEEATVSAIRSGDLISCHKKYFVPNNVVIAIVGDVKPGNITGLFKKLTKTWTKAETPGIFYGQIPKIEKPGLLMIHRPITQSYVVLGFLGPKRLDPDYQAARLMNYILGGGGFVSRLFTKIRVQQGLAYDVDAYFSPRLDHGPYTFTVQTKCQSADTAIKTMIAEMETIRKEPVTDQELSEAKAYFRGSYPFRYETNGQIASQILGAELYGLSPDQVTKDLELIQKVSKEDIRLAAQRLLKPQNYIVTMATDTAITKISIPGLTVEKK from the coding sequence ATGAAAAAAACATTCATACTTTCGGTACTGATGCTGGCAACTCTTGCCGCCGCCCAGTCCGGCTGGCAGCCGCCCCGGCCCCAAAGAGTGGCGCTGGGCAACGGACTGGTTCTGCTGGTGGTCCCCAAGACCGGCCTGCCGCTGGTCACCGTCAGCGCCATGGTCAGGGGCGGCAGCGCTTCCGACCCCAAAGCCTTGAACGGGCTGGCCAATTTTACCGCCGAGATGCTTTCCCGGGGGACCTCATCCCGCACCGCCCGGCAGATAGCCCAGAGCTTTGACCAGTTCGGGGCCCAGTTCTCGGTCAACTGCGATTACGATGCCGCGTATTTTTCACTGACCTGCCTGAGCCAGGACCTGGAAAAACTGCTGCCGGTATTCATGGACCTGCTGCAAAACCCCAGGATGGATTCTTCCGAGGTGGAGAGGCTGAGGGAACAGCTGGTCACTTCCATACAGGCCCAGCAGGACCAGCCAATGTCCCTTAGCCAGGAGGCCTTTGAAAAATGGCTGTACGGCCAGCATCAGTATGATCACCAGGTGGAGGGGGAAGAAGCCACGGTCAGCGCCATAAGATCAGGGGACCTCATCTCCTGCCACAAAAAATATTTTGTTCCCAACAATGTGGTGATCGCCATAGTGGGAGACGTGAAACCGGGCAATATCACGGGGCTTTTCAAGAAGCTAACCAAAACCTGGACCAAGGCCGAAACTCCGGGCATATTTTACGGCCAGATCCCCAAAATTGAAAAACCGGGACTGCTAATGATCCACCGGCCCATCACCCAGTCATATGTTGTGCTGGGGTTCCTGGGACCAAAGCGGCTTGACCCCGATTATCAGGCGGCCCGGCTTATGAACTACATCCTGGGCGGCGGCGGGTTTGTCTCCCGTCTTTTTACCAAGATCAGGGTGCAGCAGGGCCTGGCTTACGATGTTGACGCCTATTTCTCCCCCCGGTTGGACCATGGGCCCTACACCTTTACCGTTCAGACCAAATGCCAGTCTGCCGATACCGCCATCAAGACCATGATCGCGGAAATGGAAACGATCCGGAAGGAGCCGGTCACGGATCAGGAATTGTCAGAGGCCAAGGCTTACTTCCGGGGCAGTTATCCCTTCCGCTATGAGACCAACGGACAGATCGCCAGTCAGATCCTAGGCGCCGAGCTTTACGGATTAAGCCCCGACCAAGTGACAAAGGACCTGGAGCTGATACAGAAGGTGAGCAAGGAGGATATCCGGCTGGCCGCCCAGCGACTGCTGAAGCCGCAGAATTACATCGTTACCATGGCCACGGACACAGCCATCACCAAGATCAGCATTCCCGGCTTGACGGTAGAGAAAAAATAG